From a single Falco rusticolus isolate bFalRus1 chromosome 17, bFalRus1.pri, whole genome shotgun sequence genomic region:
- the SYPL2 gene encoding synaptophysin-like protein 2, producing MSEPGGPAAGDKAPRLQDRVLAGVRWGRLQEPLGFIKVLEWLFAIFAFGACGSFSGETGVTVRCSSETKEMSAIFVQFGYPFRLYQIPFEMPDCEEESETRTLHLIGDFSAPAEFFVTLGVFCFLYAMAALVLYLRFHSLYSENKKLPFADFCVTVCFAFFWLVAAAAWGKGLTDVKAATRPASLIAAMGVCQGQEVVCNAGATPAMGLANISVLFGFINFLLWAGNCWFVLKETSWHAPAAPRDSAAEQGAIDKQ from the exons aTGTCGGagcccggcggccccgcggccggcgACAAAGCGCCCCGGCTCCAG GACCGTGTCCTGGCCGGGGTGCGCTGGGGCCGCCTCCAGGAGCCCCTGGGCTTCATCAAGGTGCTGGAATGG CTCTTCGCCATCTTTGCTTTCGGGGCCTGTGGCTCCTTCAGCGGCGAGACCGGGGTGACGGTGAGATGCAGCAGCGAAACCAAAGAGATGAGCGCCATTTTCGTCCAGTTCGGGTACCCCTTCAG GTTATACCAGATCCCCTTTGAGATGCCGGACTGTGAGGAGGAGTCAGAAACCCGCACCCTGCACCTCATCGGCGatttctctgctcctgctgaatTTTTCGTGACCCTGGGGGTCTTCTGCTTCCTCTACGCCATGGCCGCTCTGGTGCTTTACCTGCGCTTTCATTCCCTCTACAGCGAAAATAAGAAGCTCCCCTTTGCG GATTTCTGCGTCACCGTCTGCTTCGCCTTCTTCTGGCTGGTGGCAGCGGCGGCGTGGGGCAAGGGGCTGACCGACGTGAAGGCGGCCACGCGGCCCGCCAGCCTCATCGCCGCCATGGGGGTCTGCCAGGGCCAGGAGGTGGTCTGCAACGCCGGCGCCACGCCGGCCATGGGGCTGGCCAACATCTCCGTG cTCTTCGGCTTCATCAACTTCCTGCTGTGGGCCGGGAACTGCTGGTTCGTGCTGAAGGAGACGTCGTGGCACGCGCCGGCGGCACCCCGTGACAGCGCGGCTGAGCAGGGTGCCATCGACAAGCAGTAG
- the ATXN7L2 gene encoding LOW QUALITY PROTEIN: ataxin-7-like protein 2 (The sequence of the model RefSeq protein was modified relative to this genomic sequence to represent the inferred CDS: inserted 2 bases in 1 codon; deleted 2 bases in 2 codons; substituted 1 base at 1 genomic stop codon): protein MAARGRAAAAMAAERRLPSLDEFAGQSWSAWVERAGPPAEPGSGLELEESGKSAGKKLDAMTLIKEDMNIFGHCPAHDEFYLVVCNHCSQVVKPQAFQKHCERRHGPLSKLYTRAAAAKCHVAVNGQAGGTPGGTPGGAKALREKHPGARGRVQPLPERPDKDNNLCLFVPVVNLEKIPSIPKPDGHGIKVPPKAMPTNSKEPLGKPATAAVPKEPPVSAAVGGDSAMPADGPGCKPESAPAPGEKDAGASKPPPRSHKKLARKECDLNRQCGVLNPDTKKICTRLLTCKIHSVHQRREVQGRAKDFDVLVAELKASSRKGEAPKERSPPGKDPLPPPPQDPSSLPQLPTGPPSTPPCRAKLPHSHCLLPRARLSSDSDSEDAPAASREGGTGVFPFPLPKGGSRVSSEESEEEGGEEPPRPPTRPPRPQAFCTFGSRLVSPGCYVFNRRLDRFCSALGSMLERHLSSHMWRKIPPAAEPPLHTPPAAPSPAAPPCGPAXPPLPPPPPRTLGAAAAPPGTWEGRVPASLNYTVGSPHAAAACSQPECGGGGSQSITSPLPANIPSPSFSKLPSTKASKSSRAREVAGGMDPDTRKWKPPPRRWRPPLXRTCSGDGVKSKTPSCQVSPLPGKTKPPPPGCPAASSTAVLNGATRVKRLPPPECRGPPAAAADPQGSPLHGPGGPLPPRCISEDEVKKRKNTATYCRPVKPKPAPPLPAPPPPPSPAPPDLGGSVRRKKPGTPLGFEEKRSALKSKAH, encoded by the exons atgGCGGCGCGTgggcgcgcggcggcggcgatggcggcggagcggcggctGCCCAGCCTGGACGAGTTCGCGGGGCAGAGCTGGAGCGCCTGGGtggagcgggccgggccgccggcCGAGCCGG GATCAGgcctggagctggaggagagcGGGAAGAGCGCTGGCAAGAAACTGGACGCCATGACCCTGATTAAGGAAG ACATGAACATCTTCGGCCACTGCCCGGCACACGATGAGTTTTACCTGGTGGTTTGCAACCACTGCAGCCAGGTGGTGAAGCCCCAGGCCTTCCAGAAGCATTGCG AACGCCGGCACGGCCCGCTCAGCAAGCTCTACacccgcgccgccgccgccaaGTGTCACGTCGCCGTCAACGGGCAGGCGGGCGGGACCCCCGGCGGGACCCCCGGGGGGGCCAAGGCGCTGCGGGAGAAGCACCCCGGTGCCCGTGGGCGCGTCCAGCCCCTGCCCGAGCGGCCAGACAAGGACAACAACCTCTG CCTGTTCGTGCCTGTAGTCAACCTGGAGAAGATTCCCAGCATCCCCAAACCGGACGGGCACGGGATCAAGGTGCCCCCCAAAGCCATGCCCACCAACTCCAAGGAACCCCTGGGGAAACCCGCCACCGCTGCGGTGCCGAAAGAGCCCCCAGTGTCGGCCGCGGTCGGGGGGGATTCGGCGATGCCCGCTGACGGCCCCGGGTGCAAACCGGAAAGCGCGCCTGCCCCGGGGGAGAAGGACGCGGGTGCCTCCAAGCCGCCCCCCAGATCCCACAAGAAGCTGGCGC GCAAGGAGTGCGACCTGAACAGGCAGTGCGGCGTGCTCAACCCCGACACCAAGAAGATCTGCACCCGCTTGCTGACCTGCAAG ATCCACTCGGTGCACCAGCGCCGCGAGGTGCAGGGGCGAGCCAAGGACTTTGACGTGCTGGTGGCTGAGCTGAAGGCCAGCTCCCGCAAGGGCGAGGCCCCGAAGGAGAGGAGCCCCCCCGGAAAGGAcccactgccacccccaccGCAGGACCCCTCCTCACTGCCGCAGCTCCCCACcggcccccccagcacccccccctGCCGAGCCAAGCTGCCCCACTCCCACTGCCTGCTCCCCAG GGCCCGGCTGTCCTCTGACAGTGACTCTGAGGATGCGCCAGCCGCCTCTAGGGAGGGGGGCACGGGGGtgttccccttccccctgcccaaGGGGGGCAGCCGGGTGTCGAGCGAGGAGAGCGAGGAGGAGGGGGGCGAGGAGCCCCCACGCCCCCCCACGCGCCCACCGCGGCCCCAGGCG TTCTGCACCTTCGGGAGCCGCCTGGTCAGCCCCGGCTGTTACGTCTTCAACCGGCGGCTTGACCGGTTCTGCTCGGCGCTGGGCTCCATGCTGGAGCGGCACCTCAGCTCCCACATGTGGCG GAAgatccctccagcagctgagccccctctccacacacccccagccgcccccagccctgccgccccccctTGTGGTCCTGc gcccccccttcctcccccccccccacggACCttgggggcagcagcagccccccccggcACCTGGGAGGGCCGGGTCCCCGCCAGCCTCAACTACACGGTGGGGTCCCCCCACGCCGCGGCCGCCTGCAGCCAGCCCGagtgc gggggggggggcagccagTCCATCACCTCCCCCCTGCCCGCCAACATCCCCTCGCCCTCCTTCAGCAAGTTGCCTTCCACCAAGGCCAGCAAATCTTCCCGAGCCCGGGAAGTGGCCGGCGGGATGGATCCGGACACCCGCAAATGGAAGCCCCCCCCTCGCCGCTGGCGGCCCCCCCTATAA CGGACCTGTTCAGGGGATGGGGtcaaaagcaaaacccccaGCTGCCAggtttcccccctccccggcaaGACGAAACCCCCCCCGCCGGGCTGCCCGGCTGCTTCCTCCACCGCCGTCCTCAACGGTGCAACACGAGTGAAACGCCTGCCCCCCCCCGAGTGCCGCGGAccccccgctgccgccgcggACCCCCAAGGCTCACCACTGCACGGACCGGGGGGGCCACTGCCCCCCCGCTGCATCTCCGAGGATGAGGTAAAGAAGCGCAAGAACACGGCCACCTACTGCCGGCCCGTCAAGCCCAAGCCTGCGCcccccctgcctgctcccccgccgccccccagcccggcACCCCCCGACTTGGGGGGCTCCGTCCGCAGGAAGAAGCCAGGCACCCCCCTGGGCTTCGAGGAGAAGCGGAGCGCCCTGAAG TCTAAAGCCCATTAA
- the GPR61 gene encoding G-protein coupled receptor 61 — translation MEPSLPVPWGWNGSRGARVLQPSPGPMPPNGTADGKPKDVASKSVGLFFMLLIDLTAIVGNAAVMTVIVKTPALRKFVFVFHLCLVDFLAALTLMPLEMLSGSAVFDSPVFGEAMCRVYLFLSVCFISMCILSISTINVERYYYVVHPMRYEVRMTVGLVACVLVGVWLKAVATSLVPVLGWLSPDRPPVPAGRGCSLQWSRGPYCKFFVVFFAAFYFLLPLIIIVVVYCSMFKVARVAAMHHGPLPTWMETPRRRSESLSSRSTMVTTSGAPRTTPQRTFGGGKAAAILLAVGGQFLFCWLPYFSFHLYTALSAQPLVGPAAETVVTWLGYFCFTSNPFFYGCLNRQIRGELGRLLTCFFKQPPEEDLRLPSREGSIEENFLQFLQGTGCPAEPRPRTPSPKRDQAPVDFRIPGQIDEDAMEGTERRGGDGLFVPVVASPKLEL, via the coding sequence ATGGAGCCCTCCCTGCCCGTCCCGTGGGGCTGGAACGGCTCTAGGGGGGCAcgggtgctccagccctccccgGGCCCCATGCCCCCCAACGGCACAGCTGACGGCAAACCCAAAGATGTGGCCTCTAAATCGGTGGGGCTCTTCTTCATGCTGCTCATCGACCTGACAGCCATCGTGGGCAACGCCGCCGTCATGACCGTCATCGTGAAGACGCCGGCATTGCGCAAATTTGTCTTCGTCTTCCACCTCTGCCTGGTGGACTTCTTGGCCGCCCTCACGCTGATGCCGCTGGAGATGCTCTCTGGCTCGGCCGTCTTCGACAGCCCGGTTTTCGGCGAGGCCATGTGCCGTGTTTACCTGTTCCTCAGCGTCTGCTTCATCAGCATGTGCATCCTCTCCATCTCCACCATCAATGTGGAGCGTTACTACTATGTGGTGCACCCCATGCGCTATGAGGTGAGGATGACGGTGGGGCTGGTGGCCTGTGTCCTCGTCGGCGTCTGGCTCAAAGCCGTGGCCACTTCCCTCGTCCCCGTGCTGGGCTGGTTGTCCCCTGACCGCCCGCCAGTGCCCGCTGGCCGCGGCTGCTCCTTGCAATGGAGCCGCGGTCCCTACTGCAAGTTCTTCGTGGTCTTCTTTGCCGCCTTCTacttcctcctgcccctcatCATCATCGTGGTGGTCTACTGCAGCATGTTCAAGGTGGCGCGGGTGGCCGCCATGCACCACGGCCCCCTTCCCACCTGGATGGAGACACCGCGACGCCGCTCCGAGTCGCTCAGCAGCCGCTCCACCATGGTCACCACCTCGGGAGCCCCTCGTACCACCCCACAGAGGACGTTCGGGGGGGGCAAGGCAGCTGCCATCCTGCTTGCCGTGGGGGGGCAGTTCCTCTTCTGCTGGTTGCCCTACTTTTCCTTCCACCTCTACACCGCCCTGAGCGCCCAGCCCTTGGTGGGGCCGGCGGCCGAGACCGTGGTCACTTGGCTGGGCTACTTCTGCTTTACCTCCAACCCTTTCTTCTATGGGTGCCTCAACCGGCAGATCCGGGGCGAGCTGGGCCGGCTTCTCACGTGTTTCTTCAAGCAGCCGCCTGAGGAGGACCTGCGGCTGCCCAGCCGGGAAGGCTCCATCGAGGAGAACTTCCTCCAGTTCCTCCAGGGCACCGGTTGTCCTGCCGAGCCCCGGCCTcgcacccccagccccaagcGGGACCAGGCCCCTGTGGATTTCCGCATCCCAGGGCAGATCGATGAGGATGCAATGGAGGGGACGGAGCGGCGTGGTGGCGACGGGCTCTTCGTGCCAGTGGTCGCCTCTCCCAAGCTGGAGCTGTAG